A DNA window from Tenuifilaceae bacterium CYCD contains the following coding sequences:
- a CDS encoding tyrosine recombinase — MDKTLIKAVHNRKGKVLSDGTALIQIEAYLRGKKKYFSTKIYVKPDEWDKKHRQIKQHHPNALRLNKQIADLIKKLNDIELETLNKGKTFNLDMFDEHMNGNFTNSFTEFMDKEIAKSHNAASTITGHKTTLHVLREFKTDILFSEMNYNLLDSFNNYLKNKKLKDEKKLHTNTINKYFRHIRTYVNLAIKKELMDANSYPFKNFELESESTHRGYLTPEEVSSIENLVIPDNKAYLNKVRDMFLFSCYTGLRFSDITALSKESFVTINGEEWLKFTMQKVKEEVSLPLYALFNNKPSIIVNQYIQTDRKFIFDDISNQHMNRCLKEIATLAKVNKEITFHMARHTQATYLLYKGLPIVIIQKLLGHKKISTTQIYSKVMDTTITNELQKVNWG, encoded by the coding sequence ATGGACAAAACTTTAATTAAAGCGGTTCACAACCGCAAGGGGAAAGTTCTATCCGATGGAACCGCCCTAATTCAAATCGAAGCCTATTTAAGGGGAAAGAAAAAGTATTTTTCTACTAAAATTTACGTTAAGCCCGACGAGTGGGATAAAAAGCACAGGCAAATAAAGCAGCATCACCCCAATGCATTGCGGCTAAATAAACAGATTGCCGATTTAATAAAGAAGTTAAACGATATTGAACTAGAGACCCTAAACAAGGGGAAAACGTTTAATTTAGATATGTTTGACGAGCATATGAACGGCAATTTCACCAATTCTTTTACGGAGTTTATGGATAAGGAAATTGCCAAAAGCCACAACGCCGCTTCTACAATTACAGGCCATAAAACAACGCTCCATGTATTAAGAGAGTTCAAAACAGATATTCTATTCAGTGAAATGAACTATAACCTACTAGATTCATTCAATAATTACTTAAAAAACAAGAAACTAAAGGATGAAAAAAAACTACATACAAATACAATAAACAAATACTTTAGGCACATAAGAACCTATGTTAACCTTGCCATAAAAAAAGAGTTAATGGATGCTAACAGTTATCCGTTTAAAAATTTTGAGTTAGAAAGTGAAAGCACACACAGGGGATATTTAACCCCCGAGGAAGTAAGTTCTATAGAAAATTTAGTTATTCCCGACAATAAAGCATACCTAAACAAGGTTAGGGATATGTTCCTGTTTTCGTGTTATACTGGCTTAAGGTTTTCCGATATAACGGCACTAAGTAAGGAATCGTTTGTTACAATTAATGGCGAGGAATGGCTTAAGTTTACGATGCAAAAGGTAAAAGAGGAAGTGAGTTTGCCGCTTTACGCCTTGTTTAACAATAAGCCCAGCATAATAGTAAACCAGTACATACAAACAGATAGAAAATTTATTTTCGATGACATATCTAATCAGCATATGAATAGATGTTTAAAGGAAATAGCAACATTGGCAAAGGTTAATAAGGAAATTACGTTTCACATGGCAAGGCACACACAGGCAACTTACTTGTTATATAAGGGTTTGCCAATTGTAATTATTCAAAAGTTGCTAGGACATAAGAAAATATCTACAACCCAAATATACAGCAAGGTTATGGACACAACAATAACAAACGAACTACAAAAAGTTAACTGGGGATAG
- a CDS encoding methyltransferase has product MRIVGGVFRGRQFNPPKNFHARPTTDFAKESLFNIINNSYDFEELSVLDLFSGTGSISLEFISRGAKHVDSVEKDFVHNRFIKETALKLGIKNLSAIKSDAFSFVNRCSAKYNLIFADPPYDLKGIDQIPDLIFNREIIAEGGCFILEHSGNYKFDNHPFFSEHRSYGSVNFSFFKK; this is encoded by the coding sequence ATGCGAATAGTTGGGGGCGTTTTTAGAGGACGTCAGTTTAACCCTCCTAAGAATTTTCATGCTAGGCCAACCACGGATTTTGCCAAAGAAAGCCTTTTCAACATAATCAATAATTCTTATGATTTTGAGGAGCTAAGCGTTCTCGACCTATTTTCTGGAACGGGCAGCATTAGCTTAGAATTCATATCACGCGGAGCAAAGCATGTTGATTCAGTGGAAAAGGATTTTGTGCATAACCGTTTTATTAAAGAAACAGCCTTGAAGTTAGGTATTAAGAACCTATCCGCAATTAAGTCCGATGCATTTAGTTTTGTAAATAGGTGTTCCGCTAAGTATAATCTCATATTTGCCGATCCTCCCTACGATTTGAAAGGGATAGATCAAATCCCCGATTTAATATTTAATCGAGAAATAATTGCTGAAGGAGGATGCTTTATTTTGGAACACTCCGGAAACTATAAGTTTGATAATCACCCATTTTTTTCGGAGCATCGTTCGTATGGTAGCGTAAACTTTAGTTTTTTCAAGAAATAA